The following are from one region of the Sandaracinus amylolyticus genome:
- a CDS encoding PAS domain-containing sensor histidine kinase: MRFRLVTAGLVPDVGAGQMDDPHDFTTMQHPSPEALALVAGIEHYAIVVLDTEGHVLTWNQGARLMKGWDEAEIVGRSFTLFYTEEDQRAGKPHRLLAEAVALGRIEDEAWRVRKDGTRFWADVVITALRDERGALRGFVKVVRDLTERREAEQALRRSEDRLRLLVESVKDYAFFMLEPDGRIATWNPGAERIKGWTAREVIGRDLSIFYPADAVARGRPSELLRIATEEGRVEEEGWRVRKDGSRFWADVVISRVQDESGRLVGFSKVTRDLTARRAIDDALRASEERWRLLVASVKDYAIFMLDRDGRVATWNAGAEQLQGYRAAEVIGRHFDVFYGDDERAMGKPARELVIAEREGRHEDEGWRVRKDGSRFWANVVISAMRDANGALLGFTKVTRDQTEQRRATRRLEARARQQEAMAELGLAALRDRDPEAVAERVVRSIADVLGADRVALLVGDGEGMRVAAGLGWSEGTIGARLVLDGRTLAGHVAATREAAVVDDFEHASFVRSPLEQEHGVRSGVAVVVPALESSARPYGVIVALRTRPNAVDPEDVSFLRGVANVVAAAVARRADEEQLRAAELAAAEQRHEVRVRDEFISIAAHEMRTPLNALQLSVHALDRVLGADATAPVRKRMASALRQTRRLGLLVDRLLDTSRIVSGHLDVVPEPVDLAELAHEVVDTFQDAAQHAGSELTVVAEGDATGEWDRTLLTQVATNLVANAIQYGAGKPICVRTEGAGDRARLVVEDRGIGIGPDDLERIFDRFQRASPTRHVAGLGLGLYITREIACRHGGHVHVESRPGEGARFVVELPRARSRA, encoded by the coding sequence GTGCGCTTCCGCCTTGTCACGGCCGGTCTCGTGCCCGACGTGGGAGCGGGCCAGATGGACGATCCCCACGACTTCACGACGATGCAGCACCCCAGCCCCGAGGCGCTCGCGCTGGTCGCCGGGATCGAGCACTACGCGATCGTCGTCCTCGACACCGAGGGCCACGTGCTCACGTGGAACCAGGGCGCGCGGCTGATGAAGGGCTGGGACGAGGCGGAGATCGTCGGCCGCAGCTTCACGCTCTTCTACACCGAGGAGGATCAGCGCGCGGGCAAGCCGCATCGCCTGCTCGCCGAGGCGGTCGCGCTCGGGCGCATCGAGGACGAGGCGTGGCGCGTGCGCAAGGACGGCACGCGCTTCTGGGCCGACGTGGTGATCACCGCGCTGCGCGACGAGCGAGGCGCGCTGCGCGGCTTCGTGAAGGTCGTGCGCGATCTGACCGAGCGTCGCGAGGCCGAGCAGGCGCTGCGACGGAGCGAGGATCGCCTCCGCCTGCTCGTCGAGAGCGTGAAGGACTACGCGTTCTTCATGCTCGAGCCCGATGGTCGCATCGCGACGTGGAACCCGGGCGCCGAGCGCATCAAGGGGTGGACCGCGCGCGAGGTGATCGGGCGAGACCTCTCGATCTTCTATCCCGCCGACGCGGTCGCGCGCGGACGTCCGAGCGAGCTCCTGCGCATCGCGACGGAGGAAGGACGCGTCGAGGAGGAGGGCTGGCGCGTTCGGAAGGACGGCTCGCGCTTCTGGGCCGACGTCGTGATCTCGCGCGTGCAGGACGAGAGCGGGCGCCTCGTCGGGTTCTCGAAGGTCACGCGCGATCTCACCGCGCGCCGCGCGATCGACGACGCGCTGCGAGCGAGCGAGGAGCGCTGGCGCCTGCTCGTCGCGAGCGTGAAGGACTACGCGATCTTCATGCTCGATCGTGACGGTCGCGTCGCGACGTGGAACGCGGGCGCCGAGCAGCTCCAGGGCTATCGCGCCGCGGAGGTGATCGGGCGGCACTTCGACGTCTTCTACGGGGACGACGAGCGCGCGATGGGCAAGCCCGCGCGCGAGCTGGTGATCGCGGAGCGCGAGGGACGCCACGAGGACGAGGGCTGGCGCGTTCGCAAGGACGGCTCGCGCTTCTGGGCGAACGTGGTGATCAGCGCGATGCGCGACGCGAACGGCGCGCTGCTCGGGTTCACCAAGGTGACGCGCGATCAGACCGAGCAGCGGCGCGCCACGCGCAGGCTCGAGGCGCGGGCGCGGCAGCAGGAGGCGATGGCGGAGCTCGGCCTCGCGGCGCTGCGCGATCGTGATCCCGAGGCGGTCGCGGAGCGCGTCGTGCGATCGATCGCCGACGTGCTGGGCGCCGATCGCGTCGCGCTGCTCGTCGGCGACGGCGAGGGCATGCGCGTCGCGGCGGGCCTCGGCTGGTCCGAAGGCACGATCGGCGCGCGGCTCGTGCTCGACGGTCGAACCCTCGCGGGGCACGTCGCGGCGACACGCGAGGCCGCGGTGGTCGACGACTTCGAGCACGCGTCGTTCGTGCGCTCTCCGCTCGAGCAGGAGCACGGCGTGCGAAGCGGCGTCGCGGTGGTGGTGCCCGCGCTGGAGAGCTCGGCGCGACCCTACGGCGTGATCGTCGCGCTGCGGACGCGGCCGAACGCGGTCGACCCCGAGGACGTGAGCTTCCTGCGCGGCGTGGCGAACGTCGTCGCGGCCGCGGTCGCGCGGCGCGCCGACGAGGAGCAGCTGCGCGCGGCCGAGCTCGCCGCGGCCGAGCAGCGCCACGAGGTGCGGGTGCGCGACGAGTTCATCTCGATCGCCGCGCACGAGATGCGCACGCCGCTCAACGCGCTGCAGCTCAGCGTGCACGCGCTCGATCGTGTGCTCGGCGCGGACGCGACCGCGCCGGTGCGCAAGCGCATGGCGAGCGCGCTGCGGCAGACGCGGCGCCTCGGACTGCTCGTCGATCGACTGCTCGACACTTCGCGCATCGTGTCGGGCCATCTCGACGTCGTGCCCGAGCCCGTCGATCTCGCGGAGCTCGCGCACGAGGTGGTCGACACGTTCCAGGACGCGGCGCAGCACGCGGGCAGCGAGCTCACCGTCGTGGCCGAGGGCGATGCGACGGGCGAGTGGGACCGCACGCTGCTCACGCAGGTCGCGACCAACCTCGTCGCGAACGCGATCCAGTACGGCGCGGGCAAGCCGATCTGCGTGCGCACCGAGGGCGCCGGGGATCGCGCGCGCCTCGTCGTGGAGGATCGCGGCATCGGCATCGGGCCCGACGATCTCGAGCGCATCTTCGACCGGTTCCAGCGTGCGTCCCCGACGCGCCACGTCGCGGGGCTCGGGCTCGGTCTCTACATCACGCGCGAGATCGCGTGTCGTCACGGCGGCCACGTCCACGTGGAGAGCCGGCCCGGCGAGGGCGCGCGCTTCGTGGTGGAGCTGCCGCGCGCGCGGAGCCGCGCGTGA
- a CDS encoding response regulator: MTDPCDRVVMIVEDDRDVRELLAEIVEDEGFATLAAANGREALDLLEAAKADALPCVILLDILMPVVDGWQFRVMQESDAVLAGIPVVVLSAHADGPTAAERMRAAGFVRKPVDLDALLDMIRDHC; encoded by the coding sequence GTGACCGATCCCTGTGATCGCGTCGTGATGATCGTCGAGGACGATCGCGACGTGCGCGAGCTCCTCGCCGAGATCGTCGAGGACGAGGGGTTCGCCACGCTCGCCGCGGCGAACGGGCGCGAGGCGCTCGACCTGCTCGAGGCGGCGAAGGCGGACGCGCTGCCCTGCGTGATCCTGCTCGACATCCTGATGCCGGTCGTCGACGGCTGGCAGTTCCGCGTGATGCAGGAGAGCGACGCGGTGCTCGCGGGCATCCCGGTCGTCGTGCTCTCCGCGCATGCCGACGGGCCGACCGCCGCGGAGCGCATGCGCGCGGCGGGGTTCGTGCGGAAGCCGGTCGATCTCGACGCGCTGCTCGACATGATCCGCGACCACTGCTGA
- a CDS encoding serine/threonine-protein kinase — protein sequence MGGDDRDGVVFDDPTFLARYAPSGTLGAGSSAEVQLCRDERIGRDVAVKVLRADQSEDRDARTRFLREARLQGRLEHPGVVPVYELADAERARPWFTMKRVRGITLEGVIAGLVARDPDTCARFTRARLLAAFVQCCRTIDFAHAQNVVHRDLSPRNVMLGEFGEVHVLDWGLARLSDPGERTRANEEDDLSETRPGQALGTPGYMSPEQALGDPDVGPEADVYALGVMLFEMLATRPFNPGSTTRERLDLTIRGIEPSVALAGAEHDVPPELARVIAAATRAHPGERTRTARALADAVERFLDGDRDLAERTRMADALVIEAKAALARDDGAAATSLLARAVALVPKHVEASTLLSRLLLEPPREVPPEVHERMLRWAEGAWRAAARTATLRYLFWCSFIPVWIVMGFRDPPAAIFAITTLIVMTGAMGLVAAGAMRGMLGAVVSFLAGTISIAVFTQVFSPVLVAPTLMATHLIVYCAYAAPIQRAMLIAVALAGMGIPIVLEELGVLAPTFVVDAEGIHVLPRLVNFEPRLTWWLLVMGATIAVGVPGVIAGRVRDALVGSQRKLLLHTWHLEALLPRDER from the coding sequence ATGGGCGGCGACGATCGTGACGGGGTGGTGTTCGACGATCCGACGTTCCTCGCGCGTTATGCGCCATCCGGGACGCTCGGCGCGGGATCGAGCGCGGAGGTGCAGCTCTGTCGCGACGAGCGCATCGGGCGCGACGTCGCGGTGAAGGTGCTGCGCGCCGATCAGAGCGAGGATCGCGACGCGCGCACGCGCTTCCTGCGCGAGGCGCGGCTGCAGGGGCGGCTCGAGCACCCGGGCGTGGTGCCGGTCTACGAGCTCGCCGACGCGGAGCGCGCGCGTCCGTGGTTCACGATGAAGCGCGTCCGCGGCATCACGCTCGAGGGGGTGATCGCCGGGCTCGTCGCGCGCGACCCCGACACCTGCGCGCGCTTCACGCGGGCGCGCCTGCTCGCCGCGTTCGTGCAGTGTTGTCGCACGATCGACTTCGCTCACGCGCAGAACGTCGTGCACCGCGATCTCTCGCCGCGGAACGTGATGCTCGGCGAGTTCGGCGAGGTGCACGTGCTCGACTGGGGCCTCGCGCGCCTCTCCGATCCCGGCGAGCGAACGCGCGCGAACGAGGAGGACGACCTCTCCGAGACGCGGCCCGGCCAGGCGCTCGGCACGCCCGGCTACATGTCGCCCGAGCAAGCGCTGGGCGATCCCGACGTCGGCCCCGAGGCCGACGTGTACGCGCTCGGCGTGATGCTCTTCGAGATGCTCGCGACGCGTCCCTTCAACCCGGGCAGCACCACGCGCGAGCGGCTCGATCTCACGATCCGCGGGATCGAGCCGAGCGTCGCGCTCGCGGGCGCGGAGCACGACGTGCCGCCCGAGCTCGCACGAGTGATCGCGGCCGCGACGCGGGCGCACCCCGGCGAGCGCACCCGCACCGCGCGCGCGCTCGCCGACGCGGTCGAGCGCTTCCTCGACGGCGATCGGGATCTCGCCGAGCGCACGCGTATGGCCGACGCGCTCGTGATCGAGGCCAAGGCCGCGCTCGCGCGCGACGACGGTGCGGCCGCGACGAGCCTGCTCGCGCGCGCGGTCGCGCTGGTGCCCAAGCACGTCGAGGCGAGCACGCTGCTCTCGCGCCTCTTGCTCGAGCCGCCGCGCGAGGTGCCGCCCGAGGTGCACGAGCGGATGCTGCGCTGGGCCGAGGGTGCGTGGCGCGCCGCCGCGCGCACCGCGACGCTGCGCTACCTGTTCTGGTGCTCGTTCATCCCGGTGTGGATCGTGATGGGCTTCCGCGATCCGCCGGCTGCGATCTTCGCGATCACGACGCTGATCGTGATGACGGGCGCGATGGGGCTCGTCGCCGCGGGCGCGATGCGCGGGATGCTCGGCGCCGTGGTGTCGTTCCTCGCGGGCACGATCTCGATCGCGGTGTTCACCCAGGTGTTCAGCCCGGTGCTCGTCGCGCCCACGCTGATGGCGACGCACCTGATCGTCTATTGCGCGTACGCCGCGCCGATCCAGCGCGCGATGCTGATCGCGGTCGCGCTCGCGGGCATGGGGATCCCGATCGTGCTCGAGGAGCTCGGCGTGCTCGCGCCGACGTTCGTCGTCGACGCCGAGGGCATCCACGTGCTGCCGCGCCTCGTGAATTTCGAGCCGCGCCTCACGTGGTGGCTCCTCGTGATGGGCGCGACGATCGCGGTCGGTGTGCCCGGCGTGATCGCGGGTCGCGTGCGCGACGCGCTCGTCGGATCGCAGCGTAAGCTGCTGCTCCACACGTGGCACCTCGAGGCGCTCCTGCCTCGCGACGAACGCTGA
- a CDS encoding SDR family NAD(P)-dependent oxidoreductase: MTRTALVTGGNRGIGLEVCRGLAERGFRVLLASRDRDEGEAAARSLREGGHDVHARVLDVTDRESIAALVSSIAGDTPIDVLVNNAGTSLDGFDSEVVRRTLAVNLEGVIALTDALSSHLAEDARVVMVSSGMGELHGLPPAILARFEPPRDRAHVLAAVDEFARAVRAGRERDEGWPRSAYRISKVALNAMTRVYAEALRGRARVVAVCPGWVRTRMGGPGASRSPREGAAGIVWAATTSDLETGRFYRDGRTIPW; the protein is encoded by the coding sequence ATGACACGGACTGCGCTGGTCACCGGAGGCAATCGAGGCATCGGTCTCGAGGTCTGTCGCGGGCTCGCGGAGCGCGGCTTCCGCGTGCTGCTCGCGTCGCGCGATCGCGACGAGGGCGAGGCCGCGGCGCGCTCGTTGCGCGAGGGCGGTCACGACGTGCATGCGCGCGTGCTCGACGTCACCGACCGCGAGAGCATCGCCGCGCTCGTGTCGTCGATCGCGGGCGACACGCCGATCGACGTGCTGGTGAACAACGCGGGGACGTCGCTCGACGGGTTCGACTCGGAGGTGGTGCGACGCACCCTCGCGGTGAACCTCGAAGGCGTGATCGCGCTGACCGACGCGCTCTCGTCGCACCTCGCCGAGGACGCGCGCGTCGTGATGGTCTCGAGCGGGATGGGCGAGCTGCACGGGCTGCCGCCCGCGATCCTCGCGCGCTTCGAGCCACCGCGGGATCGCGCGCACGTGCTCGCGGCGGTCGACGAGTTCGCGCGCGCAGTGCGGGCCGGACGAGAGCGCGACGAGGGTTGGCCCCGCTCGGCGTACCGCATCTCGAAGGTCGCGCTGAACGCGATGACGCGCGTCTACGCCGAGGCGCTGCGCGGGCGCGCGCGGGTCGTCGCGGTGTGCCCCGGATGGGTGCGCACGCGCATGGGCGGTCCGGGCGCGAGCCGATCGCCGCGCGAGGGTGCGGCGGGGATCGTGTGGGCCGCGACGACGTCCGATCTCGAGACCGGACGCTTCTATCGCGACGGCCGCACGATCCCGTGGTGA
- the ppsA gene encoding phosphoenolpyruvate synthase: MREPEIERREDGERRREQDEAVRDISRLRVADVRIAGGKGANLGELRAAGIDVPPGFVVTAQAYLDAMSKAGVRRALIERATSIDPDDAGALAAASDEARAMVAKAGLPDALRAAIVRAYRSLGDPTTRVAVRSSATMEDTAGTSFAGMNETFTGVAGDAAVVDAVQRCWQSLWGRRVVAYRAAQGLTEEPAIAVVVQRLVESERAGVMFTADPATGERDHVVIEASWGLGEVVVGGMVEPDTYVVEKSSGAILSARTGTKATEIVGNVRREVEPERRRRRALDDRELQALARLGARIEQHYAKPQDIEWAIADGRIWIVQSRPITALEHARGGTEDRGSGAPLLRGLGASPGRRSGRVRILASAEQGHLLEKGEILVAAMTSPDWMPALRRAGAIVTDAGGVTCHAAIVSRELRIPCVVGTRDATRFLRDGEVVTVDGNAGRVLAGEIVGASAIATPGPREPVIEAGPAPLSPFAQVGGAADRMVSTRGELFAVAAVEPLATSLYVNVHSPEGIEEIAAAPIDGVGLLRAESMLVEALDGAHPRTLIEEGRSREVVARMRESVLRIARAFGSRPVVYRTYDFRTNEFRALRGGKDWEPHEENPMIGYRGAFRYVKDASIFGLELDVLAQVREQQPNVHVMIPFVRTPWELEAVLERIAKHALGRQRGLKKWVMAEVPSVVFRIPEYAKLGIDGVSIGSNDLTQLVLGVDRDSAVCAEIFDERDEAVLDTIRRIVDAARACGLTSSLCGQAPSTYPDYASHLVRFGIDSISVTPDALFATRAAIGRAERKMMLDASRR; this comes from the coding sequence ATGCGCGAGCCCGAGATCGAACGCCGAGAGGACGGAGAGCGCCGGCGCGAGCAGGACGAGGCGGTGCGCGACATCTCGCGGTTGCGCGTGGCGGACGTGCGCATCGCGGGGGGCAAGGGCGCCAACCTGGGCGAGCTGCGCGCCGCGGGCATCGACGTCCCTCCCGGCTTCGTCGTCACCGCGCAGGCCTACCTCGACGCGATGTCGAAGGCCGGCGTACGTCGCGCGCTGATCGAGCGGGCGACGAGCATCGATCCCGACGACGCCGGCGCGCTCGCGGCAGCCTCCGACGAGGCGCGCGCGATGGTCGCCAAGGCCGGCCTGCCCGACGCGCTGCGCGCCGCGATCGTGCGCGCGTACCGCTCGCTCGGCGATCCCACGACGCGCGTCGCGGTCCGGTCTTCCGCGACGATGGAGGACACCGCGGGCACGTCGTTCGCGGGGATGAACGAGACGTTCACCGGCGTCGCGGGCGATGCCGCGGTGGTCGACGCGGTGCAGCGCTGCTGGCAGTCGCTGTGGGGGCGTCGCGTGGTCGCGTATCGCGCCGCGCAGGGCCTGACCGAGGAGCCCGCGATCGCCGTCGTCGTGCAGCGGCTCGTCGAGAGCGAGCGCGCGGGCGTGATGTTCACCGCGGACCCCGCGACCGGCGAGCGCGATCACGTCGTGATCGAAGCGTCGTGGGGCCTCGGTGAGGTCGTGGTCGGCGGCATGGTCGAGCCCGACACCTACGTCGTCGAGAAGTCGAGCGGCGCGATCCTGAGCGCGCGGACCGGCACCAAGGCGACGGAGATCGTCGGGAACGTGCGGCGCGAGGTCGAGCCCGAGCGGAGGCGCCGTCGCGCGCTCGACGACCGCGAGCTGCAAGCGCTCGCGAGGCTCGGTGCGCGCATCGAGCAGCACTACGCGAAGCCGCAGGACATCGAGTGGGCGATCGCCGACGGGCGCATCTGGATCGTGCAGTCGCGTCCGATCACGGCGCTCGAGCACGCGCGCGGAGGCACCGAGGATCGCGGATCGGGGGCGCCGCTCCTGCGCGGGCTCGGCGCGTCACCGGGGCGGCGCAGCGGGCGGGTTCGCATCCTCGCGTCGGCCGAGCAGGGCCACTTGCTCGAGAAGGGCGAGATCCTCGTCGCGGCGATGACGAGCCCCGACTGGATGCCCGCGCTGCGTCGTGCGGGCGCGATCGTCACCGACGCCGGCGGCGTCACCTGCCACGCCGCGATCGTGAGCCGCGAGCTGCGCATCCCGTGCGTCGTCGGCACCCGCGACGCGACGCGCTTCCTGCGCGACGGCGAGGTCGTGACGGTCGACGGCAACGCGGGTCGCGTGCTCGCGGGCGAGATCGTCGGGGCGAGCGCGATCGCGACGCCCGGCCCGCGCGAGCCGGTGATCGAAGCGGGGCCGGCGCCGCTCTCGCCGTTCGCGCAGGTGGGCGGCGCGGCCGATCGGATGGTCAGCACGCGTGGCGAGCTCTTCGCGGTCGCGGCGGTCGAGCCGCTCGCGACGAGCCTCTACGTGAACGTGCACTCGCCCGAGGGGATCGAGGAGATCGCGGCGGCGCCGATCGACGGAGTGGGCCTGCTGCGCGCGGAGTCGATGCTCGTCGAGGCGCTCGACGGCGCGCACCCGCGCACGCTGATCGAAGAAGGTCGCAGCCGCGAGGTGGTCGCGCGCATGCGCGAGAGCGTGCTGCGCATCGCGCGCGCGTTCGGCTCGCGGCCGGTCGTCTATCGCACCTACGACTTCCGCACGAACGAGTTCCGCGCGCTGCGCGGCGGCAAGGACTGGGAGCCGCACGAGGAGAACCCGATGATCGGGTACCGCGGCGCGTTCCGGTACGTGAAGGACGCGTCGATCTTCGGGCTCGAGCTCGACGTGCTCGCGCAGGTCCGCGAGCAGCAGCCCAACGTGCACGTGATGATCCCGTTCGTGCGCACGCCGTGGGAGCTCGAGGCGGTGCTCGAGCGCATCGCGAAGCACGCGCTCGGACGCCAGCGCGGCTTGAAGAAGTGGGTCATGGCCGAGGTGCCCTCGGTCGTGTTCCGCATCCCCGAGTACGCGAAGCTCGGCATCGACGGCGTGTCGATCGGGAGCAACGATCTCACGCAGCTCGTGCTCGGCGTCGATCGCGACTCGGCGGTGTGCGCCGAGATCTTCGACGAGCGCGACGAGGCGGTGCTCGACACGATCCGCCGCATCGTCGACGCGGCGCGCGCGTGCGGGCTGACGAGCTCGCTGTGCGGGCAGGCGCCTTCGACGTACCCCGACTACGCGTCGCACCTCGTGCGCTTCGGGATCGACTCGATCAGCGTGACCCCCGACGCGCTCTTCGCGACGCGCGCCGCGATCGGTCGCGCCGAGCGGAAGATGATGCTCGACGCATCGCGCCGCTGA
- a CDS encoding SDR family NAD(P)-dependent oxidoreductase: MGKLDGKISIVTGAAGGIGAATAARFVREGASVMLVDRDDAALAEVARAIGGDRVAYVAADVSDPDHARRYVDATVQRFGGIDVLFANAGIEGRVAPLTEYPVADFDRVLAVNVRGVFLGIQHAAPHIALRSRGQGGGGSIVITSSVAGVVGSRGLCAYIASKHAVIGLMKTAACELAPLNIRVNTVNPGPIENRMMRSIEDQAAPGHGDDVKKGFLGMVPLGRYGTNEEIANVALFLASAESSYCTGAVFLADGGFVAQ, translated from the coding sequence ATGGGAAAGCTCGACGGCAAGATCTCCATCGTCACCGGCGCGGCCGGAGGCATCGGCGCCGCGACCGCGGCGCGCTTCGTCCGAGAGGGCGCATCGGTGATGCTCGTCGATCGCGACGACGCGGCGCTCGCCGAGGTCGCGCGCGCGATCGGCGGTGATCGCGTGGCGTACGTCGCGGCCGACGTCTCGGATCCCGATCACGCGCGGCGCTACGTCGACGCGACGGTGCAGCGCTTCGGCGGGATCGACGTGCTCTTCGCGAACGCGGGGATCGAGGGGCGCGTCGCGCCGCTCACCGAGTACCCGGTCGCCGACTTCGATCGTGTGCTCGCGGTGAACGTGCGCGGCGTGTTCCTCGGGATCCAGCACGCGGCACCGCACATCGCGCTGCGTTCTCGGGGGCAGGGCGGCGGCGGGAGCATCGTGATCACGTCGTCGGTCGCAGGCGTGGTCGGCTCACGCGGCCTGTGCGCGTACATCGCGAGCAAGCACGCCGTGATCGGGCTGATGAAGACGGCGGCGTGCGAGCTCGCGCCGCTCAACATCCGGGTCAACACGGTGAACCCCGGGCCGATCGAGAACCGGATGATGCGCTCGATCGAAGATCAGGCCGCGCCGGGGCACGGCGACGACGTGAAGAAGGGCTTCCTCGGGATGGTGCCGCTCGGCCGCTACGGCACGAACGAGGAGATCGCGAACGTCGCGCTCTTCCTCGCGAGCGCGGAGTCGTCGTACTGCACCGGCGCGGTGTTCCTCGCCGACGGCGGCTTCGTCGCGCAGTGA
- a CDS encoding helix-turn-helix transcriptional regulator produces MTRTERLFAIAEALRARRTGVTAELLAERFGVSVRTIYRDLDALREASLPLHSDRGRGGGYALDRTYALPPVNFTAREATLLLALGRWATDMRVLPFTTTLHSALDKVRGALPTATQRQLEQLLETVKFVGVPAQPSDDKVRAALERAFFENRALRIVYVSREHLETERVVRIESVVLERGETLLNCIDLDKNEARQLRLHRIARAEVVTEREETPSAVAPPFRGRRG; encoded by the coding sequence GTGACCCGCACCGAACGGCTCTTCGCCATCGCCGAAGCGCTCCGGGCGCGCCGCACCGGCGTCACTGCCGAGCTCCTCGCCGAGCGGTTCGGCGTCAGCGTGCGCACCATCTATCGCGACCTCGACGCGCTGCGCGAAGCGTCGCTCCCGCTGCACTCGGATCGCGGTCGCGGCGGCGGGTACGCGCTCGATCGCACCTACGCGCTGCCGCCGGTGAACTTCACGGCGCGCGAGGCGACGCTGCTGCTCGCGCTCGGACGCTGGGCCACCGACATGCGCGTGCTGCCGTTCACCACGACGCTGCACAGCGCGCTCGACAAGGTGCGCGGCGCGCTCCCCACCGCGACCCAGCGACAGCTCGAGCAGCTCCTCGAGACCGTGAAGTTCGTCGGCGTCCCCGCGCAGCCGAGCGACGACAAGGTGCGCGCCGCGCTCGAGCGCGCGTTCTTCGAGAACCGCGCGTTGCGCATCGTCTACGTGAGCCGCGAGCACCTCGAGACCGAGCGCGTCGTGCGCATCGAGAGCGTCGTGCTCGAGCGCGGCGAGACGCTGCTCAATTGCATCGACCTCGACAAGAACGAAGCGCGCCAGCTGCGCCTGCACCGCATCGCGCGCGCGGAGGTGGTCACCGAGCGCGAAGAGACGCCATCGGCCGTCGCCCCGCCGTTTCGGGGACGGCGCGGCTGA